In the genome of Lysobacter sp. 5GHs7-4, the window GATCGGCGGCATGGCCCACATCGCCGGCGGCGTGCTGGCGGCCTACGTCGGCATGCTCGGCGGCGGCGATCCGGAGCAGCAGGCGTTCTACGCCAAGCACCTGCTCGCGGCCTCGATCATGGCCGCACCCGCGACCCTGGTGATCGCCAAGATTCTGGTGCCCGAGGTCGGCGAGCCGCTGACCCGCGGCACGGTCAAGATGGAGGTCGAGAAGACCACCGCCAACGTCATCGACGCGGCCGCGGCCGGCGCCGGCGACGGCCTGCGCCTGGCGCTGAACATCGGCGCGATGCTGCTGGCCTTCATCGCCCTGATCGCGCTGGTCAACCATCCGCTGATCTGGCTGGGCGACGTCACCGGCCTGGCCGCCGCGATCGGCAAGCCCACCGACCTGTCGACCCTGTTCGGCTACCTGCTGGCGCCGATCGCCTGGGTGATCGGCACGCCTTGGGTGGACGCCACCACGGTCGGCGGCCTGATCGGCGAGAAGGTGGTGCTGAACGAGTTCGTCGCGTACGCGCACCTGGCCGATATCGTCAACGGCAAGGTCGCCGGCGTGGTGCTTACCGACCAGGGCCGCCTGATCGCGACCTACGCGCTGTGCGGCTTCGCCAACTTCAGCTCGATCGCGATCCAGATCGGCGGCATCGGCGGCCTGGCCCCCGAACGTCGCGCCGACCTGGCCCGCTTCGGCCTGCGCGCGGTGCTTGGCGGTTCGATCGCGACCTTCATGACCGCGACCATCGCCGGCGTGCTGACCCACTTCGGGGCTTGAGTTGAGCCGCGTCGTCGTCGTCGGTTCATTCAATGTCGACCACGTCTGGTCGGTCGCGGCCCTGCCGCGGCCGGGCGAGACCCTGGCCGGCCAGTACCACACCGGCCCCGGCGGCAAGGGCTTCAACCAGGCCACCGCCTCGGCGCGCGCCGGCGCCAGCACCAGCTTCGTGTGCGCGCTGGGCGAGGACGCCGGCGGCCAGCTCGCACGCGCGCTGGCCACCGCCGACGGCATCGACCTGCGCGACCTGCGCAGCGACGCGCCCACTGGCACGGCCGGCATCTACGTCGACCGCGACGGCCGCAACTCCATCGTGATCGGGCCCGGCGCCAACGCCGAGCTGTCGACCGCGTTCGTCGATCTACAGCGCGAGGCCATCGCCCAGGCGCGGGTGGTGCTGGGGCAATTGGAATCGCCGCCGGCCTCGGTCGCGGCCGCGTTCGCGCACGCGCGCGGCGCCGGCGCGCTCGCACTGCTCAATCCCGCCCCGGCCGATGCCGTGGCGACGCCGGAACTGTGGGCGCTGGCCGAGATCGTCACGCCCAACGAGACCGAGTTCTGCGCCCAGCTCAAGCGCCACACCGGCGCGGTGATCGATCCCGACAAGCTCGCCGCGCTGGCCGACGACGAGCTGCACGCCGACTGCCGGCGCCTGCTGCCGCACGGCAGCGTGGTGATCACGCTGGGTTCGGCCGGTTGCTTCGTTTCGCATGCGCCGGGCCGCCTGCACGGCGACCAGGATGCGTACTACCGGGTCGCGGCCGCGCCGGTGCGCGCGCTCGATACCACCGGCGCCGGCGACGCCTTCAACGGCGCCCTGGCCGCGTCGCTGGCGCGCGATCCGGACGCCGCGTTCGCCGGCCACGTCGCCTACGCCACCCGCTACGCCGGCCTGTCCACCGAACGCGCCGGCGCCGCCTTGGCGATGCCGCGCGATCACGAACTGCGCGCGCGCTTCGGCGCGGATTGAGCGCGGATCCGTTGCGGGCGCGACAATGCGCTCCGCCACCCGGCCGACCGGAAACATCCGCGTCGGCCGTAGGGTGCGGTGACAACCGCACCATCGCTTCAACACGCCGTGGCGATGCGATGTGGTGCCCGGCGTAGCGATGCGCTTCGCCTGCGGCTCACCGCATCCTACGAGGCCCATGCGCACACCTCGGATCGGATCGGATCGATCTCCCACCTCCCGCCTGGATCTCCCAGTTCCGTCATTCCGGCGAAAGCCGGAACCCATCTCGATTTGCCGCCGGCCAAGTGCGCCGTTTCATGCGCTCAAAAGCAAAATGGGTTCCGGCTTTCGCCGGAATGACGGGGTCGGATTGGCGGCGATCCGCCGGATCGGCGCAGAGCGCCGGACCGTCATCCCCAACTCCAAGCTGGCTGGTCGAACCACTCCCGGCTGTTAAATGAGAATAACTCGCATTATCATGACGGTCCCCTGCAGTTCCCGGAACCGGTAATGCCCCCTCGCCACCTGCTCGCCAGCGCCCTGCTGGCCGTCCTCGCCGCGCCTGTCGCCCACGCCGCCGACGAGGCCACCGACCTCGACCGCGTCACCGTCTCGGCCAGCACCAGCCGCATGCCGAACTCCGAGGCCGCGCTGCCCAACACCATCACCGTGATCGATCAGGCGCAGCTGCGCCAGCAGCTCGCGGTGACCCAGGACATCTCGCAGGTGCTGGCCAACCTGATCCCCTCGTTCTCGCCCTCGCGCCAGAAGCTCACCAACGGCGGCGAGACCCTGCGCGGGCGCAAGCCGCTGTACCTGGTGGACGGCGTGCCGCAGTCCACGCCGCTGCGCGAAGGCGGCCGCGACGGCCACACCGTCGATCCGGCCATGATCGAGCGCATCGAGGTC includes:
- a CDS encoding nucleoside transporter C-terminal domain-containing protein yields the protein MDSIVRVLFGLFGLAVLVGIAWLFSNNKRRVDWKLVVTGVSLQIAFAALVLLVPGGKDVFDSIGHGFVKVLSFVGKGSEFIFGSLMDTSKFGFIFAFQVLPTIIFFAALMGVLYHLGVMQAIVRGMAWVITKVMRVSGAETTSVCASVFIGQTEAPLTVRPYIPKMTESELITMMIGGMAHIAGGVLAAYVGMLGGGDPEQQAFYAKHLLAASIMAAPATLVIAKILVPEVGEPLTRGTVKMEVEKTTANVIDAAAAGAGDGLRLALNIGAMLLAFIALIALVNHPLIWLGDVTGLAAAIGKPTDLSTLFGYLLAPIAWVIGTPWVDATTVGGLIGEKVVLNEFVAYAHLADIVNGKVAGVVLTDQGRLIATYALCGFANFSSIAIQIGGIGGLAPERRADLARFGLRAVLGGSIATFMTATIAGVLTHFGA
- a CDS encoding ribokinase; amino-acid sequence: MSRVVVVGSFNVDHVWSVAALPRPGETLAGQYHTGPGGKGFNQATASARAGASTSFVCALGEDAGGQLARALATADGIDLRDLRSDAPTGTAGIYVDRDGRNSIVIGPGANAELSTAFVDLQREAIAQARVVLGQLESPPASVAAAFAHARGAGALALLNPAPADAVATPELWALAEIVTPNETEFCAQLKRHTGAVIDPDKLAALADDELHADCRRLLPHGSVVITLGSAGCFVSHAPGRLHGDQDAYYRVAAAPVRALDTTGAGDAFNGALAASLARDPDAAFAGHVAYATRYAGLSTERAGAALAMPRDHELRARFGAD